A window of Phyllopteryx taeniolatus isolate TA_2022b chromosome 19, UOR_Ptae_1.2, whole genome shotgun sequence contains these coding sequences:
- the ift140 gene encoding intraflagellar transport protein 140 homolog isoform X1 — translation MAVYFDHRVETPENSAEPSQLMWHSALSILAVASRNSTTGGNVNIYLQQGEHVESCHVERPHRPAMLCWHPIKPVLALGWENGEVLLLSHPSGDQNVLPSTHAARITLLEWSSSGSRLVTGDQSGDLAVWKVDARGRLQGNHQVKHAYNSLLTCCIFKPSSPGDDVKMLARASVSGDENALDMFSWKGAPLKMGPQEGLAFYVSTADGKVHSVDEHGKTSLLLSTNGAIKKMFYLETRESLTVITDTMMLSQYTLGPEGDAQEFQKVKLSSKSGQSVDIVWAQNGLVITATGEQLIRLWDLERNENYALSLDETLGFERGEMINCVSYCAGKEILAAGTSHGRIAMWKMAVHLDRSRGDTKAQWKLQTPTEIEGNVTQLQWGSSLNLLAANNSNTVVILHEHVMSAHCSQQVAAVQLTPTQLSITQFHTGLHLALQSEMHIKGVCVTKDSATVWSGKQVTVFEMSGAALHNKGSFPCDSHVVAVHGENLYTVEPNRVQIRTPQGTVKQLLTFSKAEGNPVLLNVCQSYLVVGTDTSHIRVFDLTRRDAKAHCNAKNLADLIPNLGALRSVKCNANGSQVSILITQVNGRPDQKVYFYDIEMDTVTHFDFFTGRPSSGISQPEDSERQQFQESELSGRCPVSHFWDESEPRLFVSETVPVSSETSSSGYWDTVDVSVVTLFCTQEHGLLLQDCYPKPAGLQALLALDVPYYYFSCKLLFRRAGLFQSEEVSATSAPANQSQPSRGSVALFPQMVSRRALRDFEGLETCDKSTRDAMLNFSFYLTVGHMDEAFKSIKLIKSKAVWENMARMCVKTRRLDVARVCLGNMGDARAAKALKEAEAEPEPEAHIAALAIQLGMLEDAEKLYKSCQRYDLLNNLYQAAGQCEKALEIAENHDRIHLRTTYYNYARYLESMGDKSLALANYEKSDTHRVDVPRMLQDDPLSLEIYVNRMKDKNLYKWWAQYLESQSEMDSALEFYESAQDYLSLVRVHCYTGNVEKACEIAIDTGDRAASYHLARHYEGHDDIKQAVHFYTRAQAYNNAIRLCKENGLDDQLMNLALLSNPEDMMEAACYYEEKGVHMDRAVSLYHKAGYVSKALEVAFATEQFAALQMVAEDLNESSDPALLARCSEFFIQHSQYKRAVELLIAAKKYPQALELCVNENLTITEELAEKMTATDSKDLSEEAHKELLEKIAECCVRQGNYHLASKKFTQAGNKLKAMRALLKSGDTERIVLFANVCRQKELFIMAANYLQSVDWKNPEILKTIIAFYTKGRAPHLLAGFYETRAQVEIDDYQSYAKALDALSEAVKCHSKVKNSDGQQEAKRAELQRKITLIKRFIHARRLKAEDGEEALNICEGLLQEPELDAAVRVGDVFGFLIDHHCQHGNFKAAYSKLEELQNVVPSQNIRYYVKPASLDAMHKHMGLTMYSGDHKNNEKEEDEVEEDLNVP, via the exons ATGGCGGTGTATTTCGACCACCGTGTTGAGACCCCTGAAAACAGTGCGGAGCCCTCTCAGTTGATGTGGCACTCGGCTCTGTCCATACTGGCTGTGGCCTCGCGTAACTCGACCACTGGGGGAAATGTAAACATCTACTTGCAGCAG GGAGAGCATGTGGAGAGCTGCCACGTTGAGCGTCCTCACCGGCCTGCAATGCTTTGCTGGCATCCCATAAAGCCAGTGTTGGCTCTGGGCTGGGAGAATGGCGAGGTGCTGCTTCTGTCGCACCCTTCCGGAGATCAAAATGTCCTGCCGAGCACACACGCAGCACGCATCACACTGCTGGAATGGAGTAGCTCGGGAAGTCGCTTGGTAACTGGGGACCAG AGTGGAGATTTAGCTGTTTGGAAGGTGGATGCCAGAGGGAGACTTCAAGGGAACCACCAAGTGAAGCATGCGTATAACTCCTTGCTCACTTGCTGCATATTCAAACCTTCTTCTCCTGGAGA tgaCGTGAAAATGCTGGCTCGCGCATCTGTGAGCGGAGATGAGAACGCTTTGGACATGTTCAGCTGGAAGGGAGCGCCTCTCAAGATGGGGCCGCAGGAGGGCCTTGCGTTCTACGTCAGCACTGCAGATG GTAAGGTACACAGCGTGGACGAGCATGGCAAAACAAGCTTGCTCCTCAGTACGAACGGCGCCATCAAGAAAATGTTCTACCTGGAGACCAGGGAGTCACTTACTGTGATCACTGACACTATGATGCTGTCACAGTACACTCTTGGACCTGAGGGGGATGCCCAGGAATTCCAAAAG GTCAAACTGAGCAGTAAGAGTGGCCAAAGCGTCGACATCGTGTGGGCCCAGAATGGTCTCGTTATCACAGCAACAGGGGAGCAACTCATCAG GCTCTGGGATCTTGAGCGAAATGAAAACTACGCATTGTCTCTTGACGAGACTCTGGGCTTTGAGAGGGGCGAGATGATCAACTGTGTTTCCTACTGTGCAGGGAAAG AAATTCTGGCTGCTGGGACCAGTCACGGACGCATAGCAATGTGGAAGATGGCGGTCCATCTGGACCGCAGCAGAGGTGACACCAAAGCCCAGTGGAAGCTACAGACACCCACAGAAATAGAAGGGAACGTCACTCAACTGCAG TGGGGCTCCAGTCTGAATCTGCTGGCTGCCAACAATTCCAACACGGTGGTGATCTTGCACGAGCATGTGATGTCAGCCCACTGTAGCCAGCAGGTGGCAGCGGTGCAGTTGACGCCGACCCAGCTCAGCATCACCCAGTTCCACACAGGACTGCACCTAGCTCTGCAGTCCGAAATGCACATCAAGGGGGTCTGTGTGACCAAG GATTCTGCAACAGTTTGGAGCGGCAAACAGGTCACCGTGTTTGAGATGTCGGGGGCAGCTCTGCACAATAAAG GATCATTCCCTTGTGACTCCCACGTAGTAGCCGTACATGGCGAGAACCTGTACACGGTGGAACCTAACAGAGTCCAGATCCGGACACCACAG GGTACAGTGAAACAGCTCTTGACTTTCTCCAAGGCAGAAGGCAACCCAGTGCTCCTCAATGTGTGCCAGTCTTACCTGGTGGTTGGCACAGATACGTCGCACATCAGAGTCTTTGACCTCACGCGAAG AGACGCTAAAGCTCACTGCAATGCCAAGAACCTGGCTGACCTGATTCCCAATCTGGGTGCCCTGCGGTCGGTCAAGTGTAACGCCAATGGCAGCCAAGTCAGCATCTTAATCACACAG GTTAATGGTCGACCCGACCAGAAAGTGTACTTCTATGACATTGAAATGGACACCGTGACACACTTTGACTTCTTCACTGGCAGACCATCCAGTGGTATCTCACAGCCTGAAGACAGCGAAAG ACAGCAGTTTCAGGAGAGCGAGCTCAGCGGCCGATGCCCTGTATCTCACTTCTGGGACGAGAGTGAACCTCGACTCTTTGTGAGCGAGACCGTGCCGGTCAGCTCTGAAACCTCATCCTCTGGTTACTGGGATACG GTGGATGTGTCAGTGGTTACCCTCTTCTGTACTCAAGAACATGGCCTCCTCTTGCAGGACTGCTACCCCAAACCAGCAGGCCTGCAAGCCCTCCTTGCTCTTGATGTGCCTTACTATTATTTCAGCTGCAAG CTATTATTTCGGAGGGCTGGTCTCTTTCAATCAGAA GAGGTTTCCGCCACATCGGCGCCTGCAAACCAGAGCCAGCCATCACGAGGGTCTGTTGCCCTCTTCCCCCAAATGGTCTCCAGGCGTGCACTCAGAGACTTTGAAGGCCTGGAGACCTGTGACAAGTCCACACGTGACGCCATGCTCAACTTCAGCTTCTACCTCACCGTCGGCCACATGGACGAAGCCTTCAAGTCCATCAAACTCATCAAGAG CAAAGCAGTATGGGAAAACATGGCACGCATGTGTGTGAAAACCCGCCGGCTGGATGTGGCCCGAGTGTGTCTCGGCAATATGGGAGATGCCAGGGCAGCAAAAGCTCTGAAGGAGGCCGAGGCAGAGCCTGAGCCAGAGGCCCACATAGCGGCCTTGGCCATTCAGCTCGGCATGTTG GAGGATGCTGAAAAGTTGTACAAGAGCTGTCAACGCTATGACCTTCTCAACAATCTCTATCAGGCGGCTGGCCAATGTGAGAAGGCGCTAGAAATCGCTGAGAATCATGATCGCATCCACCTCCGCACCACCTACTACAATTATGCCCGCTATCTGGAATCCATGGGTGACAAGAGCTTGGCCCTGGCTAA TTATGAAAAATCCGACACCCACCGAGTGGATGTGCCCAGGATGCTCCAGGATGATCCTTTGTCTTTGGAGATCTATGTAAACAGAATGAAAGACAA gaacctCTACAAGTGGTGGGCCCAGTATTTGGAGAGCCAGTCGGAAATGGATTCAGCTCTGGAATTCTATGAATCGGCTCAGGATTACCTCTCTCTAGTTCGAGTTCACTGCTACACGGGGAATGTTGAAAAG GCATGTGAGATAGCCATCGATACGGGCGACAGGGCAGCGTCCTACCACCTGGCCCGGCATTACGAGGGTCACGATGACATCAAACAAGCTGTCCACTTCTACACTCGAGCACAGGCCTACAACAACGCCATACGACTTTGTAAA GAGAATGGTCTGGATGACCAGCTGATGAACCTGGCTCTGCTCAGTAACCCGGAGGACATGATGGAGGCCGCCTGTTACTACGAGGAGAAAGGCGTCCACATGGACCGAGCGGTTTCGCTCTACCACAAA GCTGGTTACGTCTCCAAAGCTCTGGAAGTGGCCTTTGCTACAGAGCAATTCGCAGCACTTCAGATGGTCGCTGAGGATCTGAATGAAAGCTCGGACCCTGCCCTCCTGGCGCGCTGCTCTGAGTTCTTCATCCAACATTCCCAGTATAAAAGGGCTGTGGAGCTGCTGATTGCAGCCAAGAAG TACCCTCAGGCTCTGGAGTTATGTGTAAATGAGAACCTGACCATCACAGAGGAGCTTGCTGAGAAAATGACCGCGACGGATTCAAAAGACTTGTCTGAAGAGgctcacaaggagctgctggagAAGATAGCTGAATGCTGTGTGCGTCAGGGAAACTACCACCTGGCCTCCAAGAAATTCACACAGGCCGGAAACAAGCTCAAG GCAATGAGGGCACTCCTCAAATCAGGCGACACGGAAAGGATTGTACTTTTTGCCAACGTTTGTCGTCAGAAGGAGCTTTTCATCATGGCCGCCAATTACCTCCAGTCTGTAGACTGGAAAAATCCGGAGATCTTGAAGACTATCATTGCTTTTTACACAAAAGGGAGAGCACCGCACCTGCTTGCTGGCTTCTATGAAACTCGTGCGCAG GTGGAAATCGATGACTATCAGAGCTATGCGAAAGCTCTGGATGCTTTGAGTGAGGCGGTCAAATGCCACTCCAAAGTGAAAAACTCAGATGGGCAACAGGAAGCCAAAAGGGCTGAGCTTCAGCGCAAAATCACCCTCATTAAGAGGTTTATCCATGCACGCAG GTTGAAAGCAGAAGATGGTGAGGAGGCACTGAACATATGTGAAGGCTTACTGCAGGAGCCCGAGCTGGATGCTGCTGTCAGGGTCGGGGATGTGTTTGGTTTCCTGATCGACCATCACTGTCAGCACGGCAACTTCAAAGCc GCCTACAGCAAGCTGGAGGAGCTCCAAAATGTGGTACCATCCCAAAATATCAGATACTATGTTAAACCAGCCAGCCTGGATGCCATGCACAAACACATGGGCCTCACTATGTATTCTGGGGACCACAAAAACAATgagaaggaggaggatgaagtggAGGAGGACTTGAATGTTCCCTAA
- the ift140 gene encoding intraflagellar transport protein 140 homolog isoform X2, translating to MAVYFDHRVETPENSAEPSQLMWHSALSILAVASRNSTTGGNVNIYLQQGEHVESCHVERPHRPAMLCWHPIKPVLALGWENGEVLLLSHPSGDQNVLPSTHAARITLLEWSSSGSRLVTGDQSGDLAVWKVDARGRLQGNHQVKHAYNSLLTCCIFKPSSPGDDVKMLARASVSGDENALDMFSWKGAPLKMGPQEGLAFYVSTADGKVHSVDEHGKTSLLLSTNGAIKKMFYLETRESLTVITDTMMLSQYTLGPEGDAQEFQKVKLSSKSGQSVDIVWAQNGLVITATGEQLIRLWDLERNENYALSLDETLGFERGEMINCVSYCAGKEILAAGTSHGRIAMWKMAVHLDRSRGDTKAQWKLQTPTEIEGNVTQLQWGSSLNLLAANNSNTVVILHEHVMSAHCSQQVAAVQLTPTQLSITQFHTGLHLALQSEMHIKGVCVTKDSATVWSGKQVTVFEMSGAALHNKGSFPCDSHVVAVHGENLYTVEPNRVQIRTPQGTVKQLLTFSKAEGNPVLLNVCQSYLVVGTDTSHIRVFDLTRRDAKAHCNAKNLADLIPNLGALRSVKCNANGSQVSILITQVNGRPDQKVYFYDIEMDTVTHFDFFTGRPSSGISQPEDSERQQFQESELSGRCPVSHFWDESEPRLFVSETVPVSSETSSSGYWDTVDVSVVTLFCTQEHGLLLQDCYPKPAGLQALLALDVPYYYFSCKEVSATSAPANQSQPSRGSVALFPQMVSRRALRDFEGLETCDKSTRDAMLNFSFYLTVGHMDEAFKSIKLIKSKAVWENMARMCVKTRRLDVARVCLGNMGDARAAKALKEAEAEPEPEAHIAALAIQLGMLEDAEKLYKSCQRYDLLNNLYQAAGQCEKALEIAENHDRIHLRTTYYNYARYLESMGDKSLALANYEKSDTHRVDVPRMLQDDPLSLEIYVNRMKDKNLYKWWAQYLESQSEMDSALEFYESAQDYLSLVRVHCYTGNVEKACEIAIDTGDRAASYHLARHYEGHDDIKQAVHFYTRAQAYNNAIRLCKENGLDDQLMNLALLSNPEDMMEAACYYEEKGVHMDRAVSLYHKAGYVSKALEVAFATEQFAALQMVAEDLNESSDPALLARCSEFFIQHSQYKRAVELLIAAKKYPQALELCVNENLTITEELAEKMTATDSKDLSEEAHKELLEKIAECCVRQGNYHLASKKFTQAGNKLKAMRALLKSGDTERIVLFANVCRQKELFIMAANYLQSVDWKNPEILKTIIAFYTKGRAPHLLAGFYETRAQVEIDDYQSYAKALDALSEAVKCHSKVKNSDGQQEAKRAELQRKITLIKRFIHARRLKAEDGEEALNICEGLLQEPELDAAVRVGDVFGFLIDHHCQHGNFKAAYSKLEELQNVVPSQNIRYYVKPASLDAMHKHMGLTMYSGDHKNNEKEEDEVEEDLNVP from the exons ATGGCGGTGTATTTCGACCACCGTGTTGAGACCCCTGAAAACAGTGCGGAGCCCTCTCAGTTGATGTGGCACTCGGCTCTGTCCATACTGGCTGTGGCCTCGCGTAACTCGACCACTGGGGGAAATGTAAACATCTACTTGCAGCAG GGAGAGCATGTGGAGAGCTGCCACGTTGAGCGTCCTCACCGGCCTGCAATGCTTTGCTGGCATCCCATAAAGCCAGTGTTGGCTCTGGGCTGGGAGAATGGCGAGGTGCTGCTTCTGTCGCACCCTTCCGGAGATCAAAATGTCCTGCCGAGCACACACGCAGCACGCATCACACTGCTGGAATGGAGTAGCTCGGGAAGTCGCTTGGTAACTGGGGACCAG AGTGGAGATTTAGCTGTTTGGAAGGTGGATGCCAGAGGGAGACTTCAAGGGAACCACCAAGTGAAGCATGCGTATAACTCCTTGCTCACTTGCTGCATATTCAAACCTTCTTCTCCTGGAGA tgaCGTGAAAATGCTGGCTCGCGCATCTGTGAGCGGAGATGAGAACGCTTTGGACATGTTCAGCTGGAAGGGAGCGCCTCTCAAGATGGGGCCGCAGGAGGGCCTTGCGTTCTACGTCAGCACTGCAGATG GTAAGGTACACAGCGTGGACGAGCATGGCAAAACAAGCTTGCTCCTCAGTACGAACGGCGCCATCAAGAAAATGTTCTACCTGGAGACCAGGGAGTCACTTACTGTGATCACTGACACTATGATGCTGTCACAGTACACTCTTGGACCTGAGGGGGATGCCCAGGAATTCCAAAAG GTCAAACTGAGCAGTAAGAGTGGCCAAAGCGTCGACATCGTGTGGGCCCAGAATGGTCTCGTTATCACAGCAACAGGGGAGCAACTCATCAG GCTCTGGGATCTTGAGCGAAATGAAAACTACGCATTGTCTCTTGACGAGACTCTGGGCTTTGAGAGGGGCGAGATGATCAACTGTGTTTCCTACTGTGCAGGGAAAG AAATTCTGGCTGCTGGGACCAGTCACGGACGCATAGCAATGTGGAAGATGGCGGTCCATCTGGACCGCAGCAGAGGTGACACCAAAGCCCAGTGGAAGCTACAGACACCCACAGAAATAGAAGGGAACGTCACTCAACTGCAG TGGGGCTCCAGTCTGAATCTGCTGGCTGCCAACAATTCCAACACGGTGGTGATCTTGCACGAGCATGTGATGTCAGCCCACTGTAGCCAGCAGGTGGCAGCGGTGCAGTTGACGCCGACCCAGCTCAGCATCACCCAGTTCCACACAGGACTGCACCTAGCTCTGCAGTCCGAAATGCACATCAAGGGGGTCTGTGTGACCAAG GATTCTGCAACAGTTTGGAGCGGCAAACAGGTCACCGTGTTTGAGATGTCGGGGGCAGCTCTGCACAATAAAG GATCATTCCCTTGTGACTCCCACGTAGTAGCCGTACATGGCGAGAACCTGTACACGGTGGAACCTAACAGAGTCCAGATCCGGACACCACAG GGTACAGTGAAACAGCTCTTGACTTTCTCCAAGGCAGAAGGCAACCCAGTGCTCCTCAATGTGTGCCAGTCTTACCTGGTGGTTGGCACAGATACGTCGCACATCAGAGTCTTTGACCTCACGCGAAG AGACGCTAAAGCTCACTGCAATGCCAAGAACCTGGCTGACCTGATTCCCAATCTGGGTGCCCTGCGGTCGGTCAAGTGTAACGCCAATGGCAGCCAAGTCAGCATCTTAATCACACAG GTTAATGGTCGACCCGACCAGAAAGTGTACTTCTATGACATTGAAATGGACACCGTGACACACTTTGACTTCTTCACTGGCAGACCATCCAGTGGTATCTCACAGCCTGAAGACAGCGAAAG ACAGCAGTTTCAGGAGAGCGAGCTCAGCGGCCGATGCCCTGTATCTCACTTCTGGGACGAGAGTGAACCTCGACTCTTTGTGAGCGAGACCGTGCCGGTCAGCTCTGAAACCTCATCCTCTGGTTACTGGGATACG GTGGATGTGTCAGTGGTTACCCTCTTCTGTACTCAAGAACATGGCCTCCTCTTGCAGGACTGCTACCCCAAACCAGCAGGCCTGCAAGCCCTCCTTGCTCTTGATGTGCCTTACTATTATTTCAGCTGCAAG GAGGTTTCCGCCACATCGGCGCCTGCAAACCAGAGCCAGCCATCACGAGGGTCTGTTGCCCTCTTCCCCCAAATGGTCTCCAGGCGTGCACTCAGAGACTTTGAAGGCCTGGAGACCTGTGACAAGTCCACACGTGACGCCATGCTCAACTTCAGCTTCTACCTCACCGTCGGCCACATGGACGAAGCCTTCAAGTCCATCAAACTCATCAAGAG CAAAGCAGTATGGGAAAACATGGCACGCATGTGTGTGAAAACCCGCCGGCTGGATGTGGCCCGAGTGTGTCTCGGCAATATGGGAGATGCCAGGGCAGCAAAAGCTCTGAAGGAGGCCGAGGCAGAGCCTGAGCCAGAGGCCCACATAGCGGCCTTGGCCATTCAGCTCGGCATGTTG GAGGATGCTGAAAAGTTGTACAAGAGCTGTCAACGCTATGACCTTCTCAACAATCTCTATCAGGCGGCTGGCCAATGTGAGAAGGCGCTAGAAATCGCTGAGAATCATGATCGCATCCACCTCCGCACCACCTACTACAATTATGCCCGCTATCTGGAATCCATGGGTGACAAGAGCTTGGCCCTGGCTAA TTATGAAAAATCCGACACCCACCGAGTGGATGTGCCCAGGATGCTCCAGGATGATCCTTTGTCTTTGGAGATCTATGTAAACAGAATGAAAGACAA gaacctCTACAAGTGGTGGGCCCAGTATTTGGAGAGCCAGTCGGAAATGGATTCAGCTCTGGAATTCTATGAATCGGCTCAGGATTACCTCTCTCTAGTTCGAGTTCACTGCTACACGGGGAATGTTGAAAAG GCATGTGAGATAGCCATCGATACGGGCGACAGGGCAGCGTCCTACCACCTGGCCCGGCATTACGAGGGTCACGATGACATCAAACAAGCTGTCCACTTCTACACTCGAGCACAGGCCTACAACAACGCCATACGACTTTGTAAA GAGAATGGTCTGGATGACCAGCTGATGAACCTGGCTCTGCTCAGTAACCCGGAGGACATGATGGAGGCCGCCTGTTACTACGAGGAGAAAGGCGTCCACATGGACCGAGCGGTTTCGCTCTACCACAAA GCTGGTTACGTCTCCAAAGCTCTGGAAGTGGCCTTTGCTACAGAGCAATTCGCAGCACTTCAGATGGTCGCTGAGGATCTGAATGAAAGCTCGGACCCTGCCCTCCTGGCGCGCTGCTCTGAGTTCTTCATCCAACATTCCCAGTATAAAAGGGCTGTGGAGCTGCTGATTGCAGCCAAGAAG TACCCTCAGGCTCTGGAGTTATGTGTAAATGAGAACCTGACCATCACAGAGGAGCTTGCTGAGAAAATGACCGCGACGGATTCAAAAGACTTGTCTGAAGAGgctcacaaggagctgctggagAAGATAGCTGAATGCTGTGTGCGTCAGGGAAACTACCACCTGGCCTCCAAGAAATTCACACAGGCCGGAAACAAGCTCAAG GCAATGAGGGCACTCCTCAAATCAGGCGACACGGAAAGGATTGTACTTTTTGCCAACGTTTGTCGTCAGAAGGAGCTTTTCATCATGGCCGCCAATTACCTCCAGTCTGTAGACTGGAAAAATCCGGAGATCTTGAAGACTATCATTGCTTTTTACACAAAAGGGAGAGCACCGCACCTGCTTGCTGGCTTCTATGAAACTCGTGCGCAG GTGGAAATCGATGACTATCAGAGCTATGCGAAAGCTCTGGATGCTTTGAGTGAGGCGGTCAAATGCCACTCCAAAGTGAAAAACTCAGATGGGCAACAGGAAGCCAAAAGGGCTGAGCTTCAGCGCAAAATCACCCTCATTAAGAGGTTTATCCATGCACGCAG GTTGAAAGCAGAAGATGGTGAGGAGGCACTGAACATATGTGAAGGCTTACTGCAGGAGCCCGAGCTGGATGCTGCTGTCAGGGTCGGGGATGTGTTTGGTTTCCTGATCGACCATCACTGTCAGCACGGCAACTTCAAAGCc GCCTACAGCAAGCTGGAGGAGCTCCAAAATGTGGTACCATCCCAAAATATCAGATACTATGTTAAACCAGCCAGCCTGGATGCCATGCACAAACACATGGGCCTCACTATGTATTCTGGGGACCACAAAAACAATgagaaggaggaggatgaagtggAGGAGGACTTGAATGTTCCCTAA